A part of Bacillota bacterium genomic DNA contains:
- a CDS encoding sulfide/dihydroorotate dehydrogenase-like FAD/NAD-binding protein produces the protein MANKILEKRELRSDLFFFVVEAPEISKKAKAGQFVIVRPTENGERIPLSLADINPERGTISLIVQTIGVTSTKISTLNVGEEISDIAGPMGHPTPVKKYGRVVLVGGGFGAAPLYPIGRAMKEAGNTVISITGARTESLLVYEKELAEFSDKVLISTDDGSKGHKGVVTEVLKSEIEENGADLVIAVGPAIMMKFVSLTTKPYNVKTLVSLNPIMVDGTGMCGACRVSIGGKTMFGCTDGPDFDGHLVDWDLLMARQRTYLAEEKEAMEAYTCDCVPHS, from the coding sequence TTGGCTAATAAAATACTTGAAAAACGCGAGTTGCGTTCTGACTTGTTTTTCTTTGTAGTCGAAGCGCCCGAAATTTCAAAGAAAGCGAAAGCGGGCCAGTTCGTTATTGTCCGCCCTACTGAAAACGGCGAGCGTATTCCACTATCTCTGGCGGATATCAATCCAGAAAGAGGTACGATAAGTCTTATTGTACAGACAATTGGTGTGACCTCAACCAAGATCTCGACTCTAAATGTGGGCGAGGAGATCAGCGATATTGCGGGTCCAATGGGACACCCAACTCCGGTTAAGAAATACGGTAGGGTAGTTCTGGTAGGTGGCGGTTTTGGTGCTGCGCCACTCTATCCGATTGGCCGCGCAATGAAGGAGGCCGGAAACACAGTCATCTCAATTACCGGTGCAAGAACCGAGAGCTTACTTGTTTACGAGAAAGAGCTGGCGGAGTTTAGCGACAAGGTTTTAATAAGCACCGATGACGGCAGCAAGGGACATAAAGGAGTTGTCACGGAGGTTCTCAAGAGCGAGATCGAAGAGAACGGAGCGGACCTTGTTATTGCTGTCGGGCCGGCTATTATGATGAAGTTCGTCTCGTTAACCACTAAACCCTACAATGTAAAGACGCTTGTTAGCTTAAACCCGATTATGGTAGACGGAACTGGCATGTGCGGTGCCTGCCGTGTCTCGATTGGCGGCAAAACCATGTTTGGGTGCACCGATGGGCCGGATTTCGATGGCCATCTAGTTGACTGGGACCTTCTAATGGCAAGGCAGCGCACGTATCTCGCTGAGGAAAAAGAGGCCATGGAAGCTTATACGTGCGACTGTGTACCACATTCATAA
- a CDS encoding acyl-CoA dehydratase activase: MKGFLGVDVGSVSTNLVVVDERGDVISLIYRRTQGQPINAVQQGIKELRESLPDDIEIIGVGTTGSARYLSGVMVGADIIKNEITAHAVAASHVVPQVKTVLEIGGQDSKIILLRDGIVIDFAMNTVCAAGTGSFLDHQATRLGIPIEEFGSYALKSSVSCMIAGRCSVFAESDMIHKQQMGYRMEDIIYGLCQALVRNYMNNLAKGKELAAPIVFQGGVAANAGMKKAFEEALQMEVIVPQHHHVMGAIGAALLARGTVRDGRTNFKGFEISSVDYQTRSFHCRGCENNCEIVKIQVEGKTLACWGGRCGKWEIASPDEVDLLVQAST; encoded by the coding sequence ATGAAGGGCTTTTTGGGAGTCGATGTCGGTTCTGTCAGCACCAACTTGGTTGTTGTGGATGAACGTGGCGATGTCATAAGCCTCATTTACCGCAGGACGCAGGGGCAGCCGATAAACGCAGTTCAGCAGGGCATTAAAGAACTTCGGGAGAGCTTGCCTGATGATATAGAGATAATTGGTGTTGGCACGACTGGGAGTGCAAGATATCTAAGCGGGGTCATGGTCGGTGCGGATATCATCAAGAATGAGATAACGGCGCATGCGGTTGCCGCATCCCATGTTGTGCCGCAGGTAAAAACTGTTCTAGAGATTGGGGGGCAGGACTCAAAGATAATCCTGCTACGCGACGGAATCGTCATCGACTTTGCGATGAATACGGTATGCGCTGCTGGTACCGGCTCTTTTCTTGATCACCAGGCGACACGACTGGGTATCCCTATTGAGGAATTCGGCAGTTATGCTTTAAAGTCGAGCGTCTCTTGCATGATTGCTGGGCGCTGCTCTGTATTTGCAGAATCCGACATGATACACAAGCAGCAGATGGGATATCGTATGGAGGACATTATATATGGTCTTTGCCAGGCACTTGTACGCAACTATATGAACAACCTTGCTAAGGGCAAAGAGCTTGCCGCCCCGATTGTGTTTCAGGGTGGCGTTGCTGCAAATGCTGGTATGAAGAAGGCTTTTGAAGAAGCGCTTCAGATGGAGGTTATTGTACCGCAGCATCATCACGTAATGGGTGCAATTGGTGCCGCACTGCTTGCGCGCGGGACGGTGCGCGACGGCAGGACCAACTTTAAGGGATTTGAGATATCCTCAGTCGATTATCAAACCAGGAGCTTTCACTGCCGTGGGTGTGAGAACAATTGCGAGATCGTAAAAATTCAGGTTGAAGGCAAGACGTTGGCCTGCTGGGGCGGCCGCTGCGGCAAGTGGGAGATAGCTTCCCCGGATGAGGTTGACCTTCTTGTGCAGGCCTCTACTTAG
- a CDS encoding class E sortase: MTLNRILKLAGLALTGIAVFILVQAAYTDIYAGLTQKRLRDDWSKSIAKKPPPTMTSIQRSTTTTLAAINERLRSQVVYGKPFARLVIPKINLDAIVLEGVSADVLAKGPGHMEGTAYPGEIGNVVISGHRVTYSRPFFDLDKLTIGDPIYIYALTDKFTYRVVEQKVVKPTEISVTDPTPDRTLTLTTCNPRFSAKTRLIIVAKMQ, encoded by the coding sequence ATGACTCTCAACCGTATACTTAAATTAGCCGGTCTAGCCCTTACGGGTATCGCGGTCTTCATACTTGTTCAAGCCGCCTATACCGATATTTATGCGGGCTTAACCCAAAAGCGGTTAAGGGATGATTGGAGTAAGTCTATAGCGAAAAAACCGCCCCCAACTATGACGTCCATACAGCGCAGCACAACCACAACGCTTGCGGCAATAAATGAAAGGCTGCGCTCCCAAGTTGTCTACGGCAAACCTTTCGCAAGGCTAGTTATCCCTAAGATAAACCTCGATGCCATAGTTTTGGAAGGTGTGTCGGCGGATGTCCTTGCGAAAGGACCCGGGCACATGGAGGGAACCGCTTATCCTGGCGAGATAGGAAATGTCGTAATCTCCGGACACAGGGTGACTTACAGCCGCCCATTTTTTGACTTAGATAAACTTACGATAGGCGACCCTATCTACATATACGCTCTGACGGATAAATTTACTTATCGGGTAGTCGAGCAAAAAGTAGTAAAACCAACCGAGATAAGCGTGACTGATCCAACGCCGGACAGAACCCTAACTCTTACCACTTGCAACCCACGTTTCAGCGCAAAAACTCGCCTTATTATAGTTGCGAAGATGCAGTAA
- a CDS encoding phosphate-starvation-inducible PsiE family protein: MVAQRNDTRHRNSMVDLFRKSLIRADMVFHILAGIFLLVAAAIIFYYAALNILAPTKDSMVHLVNDVLLVLIILELLWTVLRFLKKQKFLLGPFLAIGIIASVRRILLIEAQTSNMNHVPVDKLYEMGLSALVVIVLVAAYYLSVKAQNLEQQD, from the coding sequence ATGGTAGCGCAAAGAAATGATACCAGACACAGAAACAGTATGGTTGATTTGTTTAGAAAGAGCCTTATAAGAGCAGATATGGTCTTTCATATACTGGCCGGGATCTTTTTGCTTGTTGCCGCCGCCATCATCTTTTATTACGCTGCATTAAATATACTCGCTCCAACTAAGGATTCGATGGTACACCTGGTAAACGATGTATTGCTTGTCCTTATCATCCTAGAACTTCTGTGGACAGTTTTGCGGTTCTTGAAGAAACAAAAGTTTCTTCTTGGGCCGTTTTTAGCGATAGGTATTATTGCTTCCGTAAGGAGAATCCTCCTTATCGAGGCTCAGACGTCAAATATGAACCATGTTCCGGTAGACAAACTCTACGAGATGGGTCTAAGCGCACTTGTAGTTATAGTTCTTGTGGCTGCGTATTACCTATCGGTAAAAGCGCAGAACTTGGAGCAGCAAGATTAG
- the gltA gene encoding NADPH-dependent glutamate synthase, whose amino-acid sequence MAETKLREYTKEEIKEIRKTRTPIPEQDPVARGKNFDEVALGYTEEQALREANRCMACKKRDCVAGCPVEVPIPEFIELIRQGDFIGAARKIKEKNSLPAICGRVCPQENQCESLCTLGKKMEPVAIGRLERFVADYERMHGSGSGGEDVKPEPTGFKVAVVGSGPAGLTVASDLAKLGHEVTIFEALHKAGGVLVYGIPEFRLPKAIVQSEVEGIQKLGVKIELNSVVGKLYTVDELLERGFDAVFIGSGAGLPWFMGIPGENLNGVYSANEFLTRTNLMKAYLFPEYDTPIKRGKHVAIVGGGNVAMDAARTALRLGAEKVYLVYRRSMDELPARKEEVHHAIEEGIEFKLLTNPVEIIGEDGWVKGIKCVQMELGEPDESGRRRPIAVEGSEFVIDVDTVVMSIGTGSNPIIPESTPGLELNKRGYIVADENGATSKPGVFAGGDIVTGAATVILAAGAGRKAANAIHEYLMSKVKN is encoded by the coding sequence ATGGCAGAGACAAAGTTACGTGAATACACGAAAGAGGAGATAAAAGAAATAAGAAAAACGCGCACGCCGATACCCGAGCAAGATCCGGTTGCGCGCGGCAAAAATTTCGACGAGGTCGCGCTCGGCTACACCGAAGAGCAGGCTCTTCGCGAAGCTAACCGCTGCATGGCCTGTAAAAAAAGAGACTGCGTAGCGGGATGCCCGGTTGAGGTACCAATTCCGGAATTTATTGAACTTATCAGACAGGGCGACTTTATTGGCGCTGCCAGAAAAATTAAAGAGAAGAACAGCCTGCCGGCAATTTGCGGGCGGGTTTGTCCACAGGAGAACCAGTGCGAGTCACTTTGCACTCTTGGCAAGAAGATGGAGCCGGTTGCTATAGGTCGTCTTGAAAGGTTTGTCGCCGACTATGAGAGGATGCATGGCTCAGGCAGTGGCGGTGAAGATGTGAAACCAGAGCCGACTGGCTTTAAGGTTGCGGTTGTCGGCTCCGGTCCGGCGGGTCTTACCGTTGCATCCGATCTTGCAAAACTGGGCCATGAGGTAACTATATTTGAAGCTCTGCATAAAGCGGGCGGCGTTTTGGTTTACGGTATACCAGAGTTCAGGCTGCCTAAGGCAATCGTTCAGTCCGAGGTCGAGGGCATACAGAAACTCGGTGTTAAAATAGAACTCAACTCGGTTGTCGGCAAACTCTATACCGTAGATGAGCTTCTTGAGAGAGGCTTTGATGCAGTATTTATAGGCTCAGGAGCGGGTTTGCCGTGGTTTATGGGAATCCCTGGTGAGAATTTAAATGGCGTCTACTCGGCAAACGAGTTCTTAACCAGAACCAACCTGATGAAGGCTTACCTGTTTCCGGAGTACGACACGCCGATTAAAAGAGGCAAGCATGTTGCGATAGTCGGCGGTGGGAACGTAGCGATGGATGCGGCAAGGACTGCGCTCAGGCTTGGCGCCGAGAAAGTCTATCTTGTCTATCGCCGTTCTATGGATGAGCTTCCGGCAAGGAAAGAGGAAGTTCACCATGCAATTGAAGAGGGAATTGAGTTTAAGCTCTTGACCAACCCAGTTGAGATTATCGGTGAGGACGGTTGGGTTAAGGGAATCAAGTGCGTTCAAATGGAGCTCGGCGAGCCGGATGAGTCTGGCAGGCGGCGCCCGATTGCTGTAGAGGGAAGCGAATTTGTGATCGATGTCGATACAGTTGTCATGTCGATTGGTACCGGATCTAACCCAATTATTCCAGAGTCAACGCCGGGCCTTGAGCTAAACAAGAGAGGCTATATAGTTGCCGATGAAAACGGTGCGACATCTAAGCCAGGTGTCTTTGCCGGCGGCGATATCGTAACCGGAGCGGCAACTGTAATTTTAGCTGCCGGCGCAGGGCGCAAAGCGGCGAATGCTATTCACGAGTATTTGATGAGTAAAGTAAAGAACTAG
- a CDS encoding CoA protein activase, with translation MRVTTPHMGKLDRIFLDLFARTGIEYIAPPKTSARTLQLGVRYSPEFACLPLKVTIGNFIEALESGADTLLMAGGVGPCRFGYYAEIQKCVLEEAGYKFNMIVLEPPAAGWKLFIDTVKILAPGKSIYQIWQIIKVSFRKARIMDELEKYVLKYRAYEVNRGDTTKAYKKALDIIQPAMTNEEITQAAEEAFLILESVEKDMDRPVLKVGIVGEFFVLLEPFTNFDIEEYLGNMGVSLERSVYLTDWISPSSKNPVMGISDSEIAKAAKPYLNHFVGGEGLPSVGHTIIYAKEGLDGVIQLFPFTCMPDTIAKSILPQVSRDFDIPIISFVIDEQTGRAGIITRLEAFIDLLASRKKHKDRLQALGHGAHRRELARSGAAL, from the coding sequence GTGAGAGTAACGACTCCCCATATGGGTAAGCTTGATCGGATATTTTTAGATCTCTTTGCCCGCACGGGCATCGAATATATTGCCCCACCGAAAACAAGCGCCCGCACGCTTCAGCTTGGCGTGCGCTACTCTCCTGAGTTTGCCTGTCTTCCTCTTAAGGTAACTATAGGGAACTTTATTGAGGCGCTGGAATCGGGTGCGGACACGCTGTTGATGGCTGGGGGAGTGGGCCCATGCCGCTTCGGCTACTACGCCGAGATACAAAAGTGCGTCTTGGAAGAGGCGGGATATAAATTTAATATGATTGTGCTTGAACCTCCGGCTGCCGGTTGGAAGCTGTTTATAGATACGGTTAAGATTCTCGCGCCGGGCAAGTCAATATACCAGATATGGCAAATCATAAAGGTGAGTTTCCGCAAGGCCAGGATCATGGACGAGCTTGAAAAGTACGTTTTAAAATACCGTGCTTACGAGGTCAATCGGGGCGATACCACCAAAGCCTACAAAAAGGCGCTGGATATAATACAGCCCGCGATGACAAATGAAGAAATAACGCAGGCTGCAGAAGAGGCGTTTTTAATCCTTGAATCGGTTGAGAAAGATATGGACAGACCGGTTCTTAAGGTTGGCATAGTAGGTGAATTCTTTGTTCTTCTTGAGCCGTTTACCAACTTCGATATCGAAGAGTATTTGGGCAATATGGGGGTTTCGCTTGAACGGTCGGTTTACTTAACCGACTGGATAAGCCCATCGTCAAAGAACCCGGTTATGGGGATTAGCGACAGTGAGATCGCCAAAGCGGCAAAGCCGTATCTAAACCATTTTGTGGGTGGAGAAGGATTGCCAAGCGTTGGCCACACAATAATCTACGCAAAAGAGGGGCTGGATGGCGTAATCCAGCTTTTCCCGTTTACTTGTATGCCCGACACTATTGCAAAGTCGATCCTGCCTCAGGTAAGTCGTGACTTCGACATTCCGATTATATCATTTGTGATTGATGAGCAAACAGGGCGTGCTGGAATTATAACACGTCTTGAGGCATTTATCGATCTTCTGGCAAGTAGGAAGAAACATAAAGACAGGCTCCAGGCTCTAGGCCATGGAGCTCATAGACGGGAGCTAGCCAGAAGCGGCGCAGCACTGTAG
- a CDS encoding YtxH domain-containing protein, translated as MASRLSALRESAMPAVEQLEDRVSRLFREAQERNMLTYALIAVTGFTLGMLTGILVAPASGAETRRNISKRASEAAESARKMAKRRAAEMAEEAEKIA; from the coding sequence ATGGCATCACGCTTGAGCGCACTGCGTGAATCGGCCATGCCGGCCGTTGAACAATTGGAAGACCGCGTCTCGAGGCTTTTTAGAGAAGCGCAGGAAAGGAATATGCTAACATATGCCCTTATTGCCGTAACCGGATTTACCCTTGGTATGTTAACAGGGATATTAGTTGCACCGGCAAGCGGGGCGGAAACCCGCAGAAACATCAGCAAACGTGCATCGGAAGCAGCCGAAAGTGCAAGAAAGATGGCAAAGAGAAGAGCAGCAGAGATGGCCGAAGAGGCCGAGAAGATTGCATAA
- a CDS encoding helix-turn-helix transcriptional regulator produces MYDEPVYMISVAAKLAGMHPQTLRIYERKKLIKPNRTKGSTRLYSQRDVDRLKLIQMLTQELGINLAGVCKIFELQDEIEQLQSIMAELEKRVSILQESLDKELEKVQRNALVPISRGRIVLRKPKH; encoded by the coding sequence ATGTATGATGAGCCAGTCTATATGATAAGCGTTGCAGCAAAGCTTGCGGGGATGCATCCCCAGACGCTCAGGATCTATGAGCGCAAGAAGCTCATCAAACCGAATCGCACAAAAGGGAGCACCCGTCTTTATTCCCAGCGCGATGTTGACCGCCTTAAGTTAATACAGATGCTCACCCAGGAATTGGGAATAAACCTTGCAGGCGTTTGCAAGATATTTGAGCTTCAGGATGAAATAGAGCAGTTACAAAGCATTATGGCAGAGCTTGAAAAGAGGGTGTCGATCCTGCAAGAAAGCTTAGATAAAGAGCTGGAGAAAGTGCAAAGAAATGCCCTTGTTCCAATATCTCGCGGTCGCATAGTCTTACGTAAACCAAAGCATTAA
- the clpB gene encoding ATP-dependent chaperone ClpB, producing MRLDKFTIKSQEALGEAQRIAEGLGHQQVEPEHLALALIGQKDGVVIPILQKLAVEPNAVKAQIETELARRPKVSGTAAASYIAAELKKVLDDAFVEAEKLKDEYVSTEHLLIALVGNENGVARVLKSFGATKEAILKVLVDVRGSQRVTDQNPEEKYQALEKYSRDLTRLARIGKLDPVIGRDDEIRRVIQVLSRRTKNNPVLIGDPGVGKTAIAEGLAQRIISGDIPEGLKDKRVVALDLGALIAGAKYRGEFEDRLKAVLKEVTSAEGEIILFIDELHTLVGAGAAEGAVDAANLLKPALARGELRAIGATTIDEYRKYIEKDAALERRFQPILVGEPSVEDTIAILRGLKERYEVHHGVRITDSALVSAAVLSNRYITDRFLPDKAIDLIDEAASRLRIEIDSVPTEIDEVERRIKQLEIERQAFKHDTSKAALERLANIEKELANLKEKVFNMRAHWDNEKRVIQDIRSLKEKIEKAKTDALAAERTGDLALAAKLRYGDILAFEKELDEKNKQLVELQKEQKMLKEEVDEEDIAEVVSKWTGVPVSRLMEGEIEKLVHMEERLHMRVIGQDSAVSAVSNAIRRARAGLQDPNRPLGSFIFLGPTGVGKTELARALAEFLFDDERAMIRIDMSEYMEKHAVSRLIGAPPGYVGYEEGGQLTEAVRRRPYAVVLLDEIEKAHADAFNVLLQILDDGRLTDGKGRTVDFKNTIVIMTSNLGSQFIQEVIDPEELKAKIDEVMKLHFRPEFLNRVDEVVIFNRLSMEDIEKIIDIQISYLKKRVAEHGITLELTGAAKEVLALEGYDPVYGARPLKRVIQRKIQDALALKILQGEIKDGDSITIDAESGNITFNAKVTV from the coding sequence ATGAGGCTAGATAAATTTACTATAAAGTCGCAAGAGGCTTTAGGTGAAGCACAAAGGATAGCCGAAGGACTTGGCCACCAGCAGGTAGAGCCGGAGCACCTCGCCTTAGCACTTATTGGTCAGAAGGACGGGGTGGTAATACCAATACTGCAAAAGCTTGCAGTAGAGCCTAATGCAGTCAAAGCGCAAATTGAGACCGAGCTTGCACGCAGGCCTAAGGTCTCCGGTACGGCTGCGGCATCCTATATAGCTGCAGAACTTAAGAAAGTTTTAGATGATGCTTTTGTGGAGGCGGAGAAGCTAAAGGATGAGTACGTCAGCACGGAGCATTTGCTTATTGCGCTGGTCGGGAACGAAAATGGTGTGGCAAGGGTACTAAAATCCTTTGGTGCAACAAAAGAGGCCATATTAAAGGTTTTAGTTGATGTGCGCGGATCACAAAGAGTAACGGATCAAAATCCAGAGGAGAAATACCAGGCACTTGAAAAATACAGCCGCGATCTCACAAGGCTTGCCCGCATTGGAAAGCTTGATCCGGTAATCGGACGTGACGATGAAATTCGCCGGGTTATCCAGGTGCTCTCGAGAAGGACTAAAAATAACCCGGTTTTAATCGGTGACCCAGGAGTCGGCAAAACTGCAATCGCCGAAGGATTGGCGCAAAGAATTATATCTGGTGATATACCCGAAGGGCTAAAGGATAAGCGTGTTGTGGCGCTTGACCTTGGTGCGCTTATTGCCGGAGCAAAGTACCGCGGCGAGTTTGAGGATCGCTTGAAGGCCGTCCTAAAGGAAGTCACATCGGCTGAGGGTGAGATAATCCTTTTTATCGACGAACTTCACACGTTGGTAGGAGCGGGTGCGGCCGAAGGTGCTGTTGATGCAGCAAACCTGCTAAAGCCGGCTTTAGCTCGGGGTGAGCTTCGTGCGATCGGCGCAACAACAATTGATGAATATCGAAAGTATATCGAAAAGGATGCGGCGCTTGAGAGAAGGTTTCAGCCAATTCTTGTTGGTGAGCCCTCTGTTGAAGATACAATTGCAATCCTTAGGGGGCTCAAAGAGCGCTACGAGGTACATCACGGTGTTCGCATAACCGATTCTGCGCTTGTCTCGGCAGCGGTATTATCTAACCGTTATATAACCGATAGGTTCTTACCTGACAAGGCGATTGATCTAATTGACGAGGCGGCAAGTCGCCTGCGTATCGAAATAGACTCAGTACCAACCGAAATAGACGAAGTCGAGCGCAGGATAAAGCAGCTTGAGATTGAACGGCAGGCATTTAAACATGATACCAGCAAGGCGGCTCTCGAGAGGCTTGCCAACATAGAAAAAGAGCTTGCCAATCTCAAAGAGAAAGTTTTCAACATGAGAGCCCATTGGGATAACGAGAAGCGCGTGATTCAGGATATAAGGTCTCTAAAAGAGAAAATCGAGAAAGCCAAGACCGACGCCCTGGCCGCAGAGAGGACAGGCGATCTCGCTCTGGCGGCAAAACTTCGCTACGGGGATATCCTCGCCTTCGAAAAAGAGCTTGACGAAAAAAACAAGCAGCTTGTGGAGCTCCAAAAAGAGCAGAAGATGTTGAAAGAAGAAGTTGACGAAGAAGATATCGCAGAAGTCGTTTCAAAATGGACTGGTGTTCCGGTATCCCGCCTTATGGAGGGCGAGATCGAGAAGCTCGTCCACATGGAGGAGCGGCTGCATATGAGGGTCATCGGGCAGGACAGCGCGGTCTCGGCTGTTTCAAATGCGATAAGACGCGCGCGCGCCGGCCTGCAAGACCCTAACCGGCCGTTAGGCTCGTTTATCTTCCTCGGGCCGACCGGTGTGGGTAAAACGGAGCTTGCAAGGGCACTAGCCGAGTTTTTATTCGATGATGAGCGGGCGATGATTAGAATCGATATGTCCGAGTACATGGAAAAGCACGCCGTATCAAGGCTAATTGGGGCACCCCCGGGCTATGTCGGCTATGAAGAAGGAGGCCAGCTTACCGAAGCGGTCAGAAGAAGGCCTTATGCCGTGGTGCTTCTTGATGAGATAGAAAAAGCGCATGCAGATGCCTTTAACGTGCTTTTGCAGATTTTGGATGACGGGCGGCTAACTGATGGGAAAGGACGTACTGTAGATTTTAAAAACACGATTGTTATCATGACATCAAACTTAGGGTCGCAGTTCATTCAGGAGGTTATCGACCCGGAAGAACTAAAAGCAAAAATCGATGAAGTTATGAAACTTCACTTCAGGCCTGAGTTCTTGAATCGGGTTGACGAGGTTGTGATTTTTAACCGCCTGTCTATGGAGGATATTGAAAAGATCATCGATATACAAATCAGTTACTTGAAGAAGCGGGTTGCCGAGCACGGCATAACCCTTGAGTTAACCGGGGCAGCAAAAGAAGTGCTTGCACTTGAGGGCTATGACCCGGTCTATGGAGCCCGCCCCTTGAAGCGAGTCATACAAAGGAAGATCCAAGATGCCCTCGCCTTAAAGATACTTCAGGGCGAGATAAAAGACGGCGATAGCATAACTATTGATGCCGAGTCAGGCAACATAACATTTAACGCAAAAGTTACCGTCTAA
- a CDS encoding acyl-CoA dehydratase activase-related protein: MSATVGIPQALLYYKYYPLWEGFLKGLGAEVVTSNVTTKRVVNAGTAVAENELCLPVKIFFGHLIELKDKVDALFVPRVISVEKDTYTCPKFLGLPDLARAVDVKLPKILDPYFNIRLGRRRYYEAIFDFGKLFTSSKYKIWRAWQSGVRAQRLYQKKLLSGLSPLDILSGIEDAPSKGNIKIGVAGHPYNVHDPYINLNLIKKLKSWGAQVFTEEMIPHKVLDREAGKLPKRLFWSYEKEVVGAAFHWMQTKSVDGIIYILSFACGQDSLIQVLLETKAKKQSDVPLMSLVIDEHSGEAGLVTRVEAFIDMLRWRSIS; encoded by the coding sequence TTGAGTGCAACAGTAGGGATTCCCCAGGCACTGCTTTATTACAAGTATTATCCTTTATGGGAAGGTTTTTTAAAGGGACTTGGTGCAGAAGTGGTTACCTCTAATGTAACCACTAAAAGGGTTGTAAATGCGGGAACTGCCGTGGCGGAAAACGAACTGTGTCTTCCGGTAAAGATATTCTTTGGGCACCTGATCGAGCTCAAAGACAAAGTCGATGCATTATTTGTTCCCAGAGTTATAAGCGTTGAGAAAGACACTTATACATGTCCCAAATTTTTGGGCCTGCCTGACCTCGCGAGGGCGGTTGATGTTAAACTTCCCAAGATACTCGATCCCTATTTCAACATTAGACTTGGGCGCAGGCGCTATTATGAGGCTATATTTGATTTCGGAAAGCTTTTCACCAGCAGCAAATATAAGATTTGGCGGGCATGGCAATCTGGTGTTAGAGCTCAGAGGCTCTACCAAAAGAAGCTTCTATCCGGTTTATCGCCACTTGATATATTATCCGGTATCGAGGATGCTCCCTCCAAGGGCAACATAAAAATTGGGGTTGCAGGACACCCGTATAACGTTCATGACCCGTATATCAACCTCAACTTGATCAAGAAGTTAAAGAGCTGGGGAGCCCAGGTTTTCACCGAGGAGATGATACCCCACAAGGTTCTTGATCGCGAAGCCGGCAAACTACCCAAGAGGCTTTTTTGGTCGTATGAGAAAGAGGTAGTTGGTGCGGCGTTTCACTGGATGCAGACAAAATCGGTTGATGGCATAATATATATACTCTCTTTTGCCTGTGGGCAGGATTCTCTTATCCAGGTTCTTCTTGAGACTAAAGCCAAAAAGCAAAGCGACGTACCGCTTATGTCGCTCGTTATTGATGAGCACAGCGGCGAGGCGGGTCTTGTCACCCGCGTTGAGGCTTTTATCGATATGCTAAGGTGGAGGTCGATATCGTGA